In Vanessa atalanta chromosome 9, ilVanAtal1.2, whole genome shotgun sequence, the genomic window GacctatagatattatattaagtgtCTTCatcactaaatttataaaaaaagaagaaataagtataattgtataactttatattgtaatttgtaatatactttaatttatgtaatttaagttaacaattataatagtcGCCAAAAAAtagaacttatttaatatttattccaatgaTTACAAAACATGTAtctcataaaatgttattttattttcagaaagaGTTCAAAGGATTCGCTAATGAAATTACTGTAGCCCTGgtggaaaattaattttttaataaaataattgccataatatacaagtttttttaaaataccctAATGTCTATCTATCTTATCTCCTGATTTTTGCTTGCAATGAAAGAATGACTACATGGACAGGGTATGGATAGATGAGTttgttaactttaataaataaaatatgcaactAACTACcaccttaaataataatatggtttCATGGTCTATAGTATTGTGAAACTGCGAAACGTCAAGTTTGTGGAACTTCAGGGCTTTAACTGCCTCATACTGCTATACTTGTAGGTTAGGTCACCCCCATCTGCTCCAATTATTATGACAAAAATGTTTTTGCTACAGAAAACAATGTTAGTTTCTTTAGTGTCTTTATTCTTTTCACTACATGCTTGTAGGTCATCTAAACTAGTCATATTAGCTTATAAggaaaatgaatgaattttcaATAAAGTATTGATGTTAAAAAGTATCTATTTACTTAAGTTTTCCTTACAATATATAACTTTAGACAAATGAAAATGTCAtatgaatgttatttaattatagtctgGTTCTTAGTAAAACTGTCATCATTCTTATATATTTGATGGTtgggctttgagcaagcccaCTATCCACCATCCAATTATGGTAAagtcatcttagtttccaatagGCAGAGCCGTTATCCGAATTTTGTGATGTAGATTGTAAAACAGATTTGGGTTAAGTATCTATGTTGATATCTAATTTCAGATGTTGCCCTGTCTTTGTTTAACAAATGTCATATCGAAAATAGTTTCACATTCGCTTCATCTTTTTCTCTAAGACGGGTTGCTGTAAAGTTAAAGAGAGACAACAAATGTTTCATGCATTTAATGTCATCATACTTTAAATGCATTGACGTACCAGAATGATATGCACAGTTTTTTTAGATATGGTGGAAATGGTTACCCATCAACATCAAATGAATGACATTTGATATTCTAATGACCTTCGATTTTAGATTAGTTTCAATATATAGGACACATGCCTAATTTCCAAAGTTAGTGGCACATtctgtaaggaatgtttaatatttcctacagctcTAATATCTTTGGACAGTAGTAGCCACCTACCACCTaatctatatatacattaaaaaaaaatatacatataattagatattttgaaatcagaaagaaatagataataaaacttgagttaatatgtatttaaaaagtttttatgctaACAATAAATGCCACCACATGtgaatatatagtaatattttcatatataaattgtcATCTGGATAAAAGCCTAGTTTTATTGAAGTCTCATTTTCTTCTTCTGGATCGAGTATCTCGTCGAGATCTCCAGTTGTTAGAGTTACTCTGACCTTTATAAATATCATCTCGATGCCTATAATCATCACGATTATGCATCTTATCTTTTGACCTATAAGGGTGGTGTCGGTGAGACCAATTGCCCTGTAAGCTTGCCATAACAAGCTTTTCATTTGTGTTTTGTCTCTGTGTGGGTTGATGAACTGGATTCGGATTTTCCTCTTTAAGTCTATCAGTCATATCGGAAAATTGTTTAACAACATTTCCTTGTCCAATGAGATCCATCGAGGTATCAGGTCCGTAATATCGTATTGGTGGTGGAAGGAGTGTCATTCTACCTCTAACTTGTAATGTCAATGTTCTATGAAAAAGAGCTGTTCCTCTAAATAAGCTTATAGCATAAGGCACTGATACTTCATGACAATACGTAATAAAAGCGAAAGATCTATGGCGTCCGTCTCTATCTCGAGgcatttttactttttctagCGGACCTGCCTGTAAGAAATAACAAACATTAGAAATTTGAAGATTTCGAAAAAGACAACATCGTATTTGATATACAAACCTGTAAGAAGAGTTCGTAAAGAATCTCCTCAGTGACTTGCTCAGCTAAATTACCACaccaaattgttttattttcttcttcaatcattttagcaatattaataaaaactttagttCTTTTAGTTAAGCTtagaaatgaatataataattattataatagtataataatttggATGTTATGATCACGAATCACGAACAGTTGACACTTTGGCAGCATTTGTCAGAATAAAACAACAGTAATAaagttgttataatttataatctgtggttACAAACTATACGGACAACAGAAAATTAACATTATCAACTGATAATTGGTATTACAGACAGTTcaatcgtttttaaaaaaatattcaatatattcctatatataataattattaaaaaaaaaagcgttttgaaaattaaattaaaaaattattgcaGATTCAgcactttaatataatttatacattgctGTGTTGTATTACAAGTAActgaaaagttataaataagaaatatattgaaCAATTGAGATTTTTGAACAAAATTAGAGAATGAGGAAATATAATCTTAGCGCtatcaaaatgtttttcttatctCCCaaagatgaattatttaaagaatgtaAATTGATTTCTCTGCTGTGAATGAgtctagttttttttatttattatttatttaaaacttgtgTATCGAGTACCACTTTATGCAAAATTTCGATAATGGGGTGGCACTAAGATTGAATTCGGCTCTAATTATATCCTTAATATGCCTTTACTTCTCCGATAACtatttagcaatatttttattgttgctCAAGTTTACCTATGGTATTGCCATGGTCCATGGCCGTGACTACATCTACGACTACGTTAGTgctacaaattttttttaaatactaaggaATTATTTGGCATTAAAAGAGAAtccaagtcaaagtcaaataaaagttaatttttttattaaatgaagaagtgataattattattttttttgcttttttatctATTCTTAACTggtcttgattttttttatactaaataaagtaTACCCAATAATCAAGTtatctatacattttataatatttgtttagtattttatattttctgtttaatttttcaatgttttttttgtccAGCAATAccctttttactaaatattaaatgattttgttttgaaatagtAGGGAATAACTTACATATTAATAACGTACGACATTTTTTGTCCCCGTGATAATATGAGACAATAGCTGCACATATAAATTCGGTAATGGTCTTATTTTAAAGATCTCCAGCCGtggatgtgcagaaaaataaagaggattcttgattggaaattacataatagttacaatttaaaaataataattagagagcgaaaaaagttactggccggttagagtacaagaaaaaaaaaacgaaaagcgtaaacaaaattaaagtaaattgttatcgacagaCTACATTTCTAACTTAACTAATGtctgtatactatttgacattaaaaatttaattaaaatattttagtttcatcgTTTTGGCGCCAAActtagatgagtgacttgcagtttacaatgaaatgaaattaaaacaaaacctatCATAGGTtatgaaattcttaaaaattaaaaaaaaaaaaaatattacaattcgacgagatgatttatttttgtcattcaTACATCTATAGAATTgagtttgttatattaaatataaattgtatgagCTTAATTATGCGATCGTATTATTAACGATCCAGTTTGTGTAGGATGACACACGAGCGTTAACTCCAGGGTAGAATGGATCAGCACAACGGTATCCCCAGGAAGTGATGCCTACAACAATATCTTTGTCGTGGATAACTGGACCACCAGAGTCTCCTTGGCACGCATCCTTGCCTCCTACATCAAGAATACCAACGCACAACATCTCGGGAGTTACATCGGGCCAGTTCTCGAAACCGGGCTGGGTCTTGAGATGGGCATAACGTACTGTACACAACCGGTGGTTGATGATATTAACGTCAACATGCAGCAATTGTGATGATGATGGGCCTCCGACCtggaataatttttattttatagaaacagtATCAGATTCCGTTATCCAGAAAAatctacttcttttttttaaacaaagtcaTTAGAATTTGTTCAGTCGTTCAAGTTTGATTTAAAAACTTCCATTTGTcactatatagtataaaacaaagtcgcttcccgctgtctatCTGTccatatgtatgcttagatctttaaacgcatgtataataaatgcataatatagtagagaaacaatgTCAATTTTAGAGatatatatcaacaaattttttgcgcttacattgcactgaaccctaagagatagatcagaataatgtaCACCTTAAAATTGTGTACAGAAAAGTACGCGTAcatcattaatccttatccaattaagtaccttcaatacattgtgcatttattatagatcaatatggtcctGAACTGACTGAATAAGcactatagtatatttagttaataaagCTGATAGcgttgcacccgtgcgaagccgggcgggacgctagttaaattaataaattatttataatattttttactccaACATGAGGAATAAATATCACGGGATTGATAAATACGTCGGGATTGATAAATACCACTTTAGGATTTggtatatcataattaatacattatctatattttataaataaataataaatattagataacatcacatacattactctgatcccaatgtaagtagctaaagcacttgtgttatggaaaatcataagtaacgacggtacaacaaacactcagacccaagacaacatagaaaattaatgtactttttttacatcgtggcgtacccatgaaaacccgtgtacacactactcgaccacggtgtttataagataaatacCACAGAAAAGACATGTtagttaagtaaaaattaaataaataccctAATGTGGCCCCATCCAGCGGCGTAGACGCGGGTATCATCGGGCAGTTGGTAGGTTGTTCCAGCAAGGCGAGCAAGACCAATTGCTGAGGATAAAGTGGCCGCAACACGGAGTCTGATAAGCGCAACATCATTGACTAATAACCGGTGGATATAGTTCTCATGAAGGATTATGCGAGACACCTCATGTACGGTTCCGCCAGAAGAGGAGTTTGTCGATCCCAAACGTACGACCCATTGAGCAGGACTATCACCACTATGAAAAGAAATAttaggataaataaattaaacaagtttgtaattgttttgtagTTTGtagtgtaattaatataaaaaattaacagatGAACATCGGTTGTGCTTGTGCAAATTTAGGTAAAACAACTGTCTTTGTAAAAATCCATGTGACTAATTTTGCAACCATTACACCATATTGTCTCTCTGTGAGAAAATACAGAAAAAAGGTATGATACATTACCCatgttaagattttaaattaacatgtttatttttattgctaagagtatttaaaacgggatatttaccatgtgtttttatttttatttggtggagatcgatatttcgttttaaatactgttaggtTAATATCATATTTGTAGAAGCgactgatttaatttattaatatcataaagaaataaaataaatcaatgaaatcAGAATATAAACCGTCATTCGCTTGCTCTAATTACGTTTATTGATGCGAGACAGGGGCCAGCAACCATGACGCCAATCCTCTTTGGTAATGAATAGAACATTTCCCATCACCATACAAGTGCTTAAGGTCTTAATATGAAAGATACCGTAAAATTTCCTCGAAGGAATTTCTGTTAACCGTTTCGCGACTTTACAGTGGCAAAGCTAGGTGTGCAAGGGACCCGGTGCATAGGAAAACAATGAGGCCCTCACCTCCTCATTCCATCCTCTCTTTAACTTGTATTGGCCTTCAAAGTTGTAGATAGGAAAAAAAACTTGTGACCAGGGTCGAAGTTTTCTAGCTTAAGGAGCTGGCGAGTTGGTTCACCCGCTCTTTTCAAAGTTTAGGTCAGAGGGACCCCTTAAGCTCCGGgaccctggtgcactgcaccacctggcccttcgatagctacgccactgcttaTATCCCACTGCTGAACGAAACGGTGACGCAGTGTATCTTACTTATATGTTAAACTAGCCTCCGCCTTGGTATCACCCATGTGTGTGGGGCTTACGTGTTAAGTAGAATCCATCCAGACGTttttgagtaacaaacatcaaGACACATAAAGAATTAAACAtgcgcatttatgatattatcagGATAAGTAAATTTTTTCCTCAAAGAGATAAAAACATACTAGTAACAGTGAGCTGCTGAAAGCACTGTTGTTGATGTTATTAGTGAACCACCACAAGCTGAAGTATGGAAAACTCCAATCAATCCGAACTGCATATTAGCCATGAACGGGTACTCCTCAATAGTGGTGGGCGAGCCACCCACAATGCGGTTGGCATTCTTTGGTAccgctaaaaaaatatttagaattattatttacatataataggtAATATATAAAGGAAATATATTCTATTGTGTGTCTATTTGGTAGTGCGGGCTACTTGCCCCGTGAACAATTTCAGAGCGTACCAAATTTAGCTTTACAACTAATAAAATAGCCTAACTAAACTAATAGAGAGGAATAAGATCACAAAAAATCTGACTCGAtcgttatttgttttatgtttttttatttttaatatctaattttatacaaattccgAGAACGGGACTGCCAAAGTAATATCTTTGCCAAGGCTTAGAAATTTTCTTGAAACTGTCCATCCATAGATCCAGTCCATCAAATGgactattcataattataagaattaaaattgtctatgtctaaaccAAATTGTATCTTGTTAGACTAAGGTCTAAGCCGGGGGACTGTAATAGTGTCAATAGACAGTACCAAGAAATcaagtcataataataatacacattattaataaaataaaattaacatacccAAAGCGGCACCGATAACAGCCAATAAAATGAGCACTCGCATTTTGTTAACTTACTAACATTAATctgtttatttcataataaaacgcTTGGTTTTATATTCCTCTTTATCGTAATCCTTTTGATTAAATGCTAAACcatatctttttatatactcTTATTCTAGTTAACGTTTCTTTAGAGGCTTTTGATCCAGATTATTTCGATTTTTGGTTATGATTGATTATTTAGGAAGtcagaaacatttaaaacatttaaatttaatggaacAACTTTTGACGTAAAATCTATTAGATATACCCATTTGaaatttgtatgaattataTTGGAGAATTCTATTTGaacatttaacttattttttaaattatatttaatgaaaggcAACGAAAAACAGGAATCTGTGGcttaaaacagtaaaataaaaaatatacattcatatttCTTAGCTTTGGTATAAAACGTCTTGTACTATACTAGGACCAAAGTATATTATCACTTTTGAAATTGTTACTATTAAAATttccttaatatttattgtaatttcttctGCTAATTTCTGAGTCATCTAAACTTTTTTAAGATTACGTGCGTCAAATCTCTATCAGGAAAATTTGGCCATGGTACACATTCcacattttttaacaaaagtaggtacatattaagaaataaaaaatataacgaggCGTGTTTTCACATTtgctcaatataatatttaaagcttcAGTTTCTAGgcgtatattataaagaattctCTATCATTCTTTCTTCAGGTTTTTCTTCAAATTCATGTACATTATATGCATACATTGACATCAAAATCAACGGCCTAATTAATTCTGAAGTATTTGAAGATGACTGAAATAATAGCACAATTATCTATGTACtccatttctaaaaaaatattaatgatgtttTTATACGTTCAAAGTACTTTTTGCGAATGAGCCAAGTACCATacaattgttttagtttttacttttattttcctttatagTACGATAggtataatctttatatatttgtaaaatatccgAAAAATGTtgacatattataatgttaacattcgttgtttatttattgataaaatatatttcggagTTTAAGTTTTCTTCGCACAGTAAGGATCATAAAGGGATTATATcagtaacaataattatacttgGGATTAGTACCCGTCGAACACAAGAGACAAGACATATCCTGATATTCGCGTGACATATTAGGACCCTCTGAATTGTGCCGGTTATATTGACCTGACAATATATATACCCCCTGGCACAATTCAGATTCACGCGAAAGCACGCGAAAGCGATGGCGCCCGCAATGTTTGCCGAAGAGACGAAAAGAATACCGCTGGTATTTTCaatgggtattccggtgtactggGGCGCACTCatcaccggcgagtcccacataccgcCACCACCTCACTTCCACGTGGGGTAAACGCGTAACGCGTATTTCCAG contains:
- the LOC125066626 gene encoding RNA-binding protein 7, translating into MIEEENKTIWCGNLAEQVTEEILYELFLQAGPLEKVKMPRDRDGRHRSFAFITYCHEVSVPYAISLFRGTALFHRTLTLQVRGRMTLLPPPIRYYGPDTSMDLIGQGNVVKQFSDMTDRLKEENPNPVHQPTQRQNTNEKLVMASLQGNWSHRHHPYRSKDKMHNRDDYRHRDDIYKGQSNSNNWRSRRDTRSRRRK
- the LOC125066624 gene encoding trypsin, alkaline C-like, whose product is MRVLILLAVIGAALAVPKNANRIVGGSPTTIEEYPFMANMQFGLIGVFHTSACGGSLITSTTVLSAAHCYYGDSPAQWVVRLGSTNSSSGGTVHEVSRIILHENYIHRLLVNDVALIRLRVAATLSSAIGLARLAGTTYQLPDDTRVYAAGWGHIRVGGPSSSQLLHVDVNIINHRLCTVRYAHLKTQPGFENWPDVTPEMLCVGILDVGGKDACQGDSGGPVIHDKDIVVGITSWGYRCADPFYPGVNARVSSYTNWIVNNTIA